In Trichomycterus rosablanca isolate fTriRos1 chromosome 4, fTriRos1.hap1, whole genome shotgun sequence, one DNA window encodes the following:
- the acadvl gene encoding very long-chain specific acyl-CoA dehydrogenase, mitochondrial yields the protein MLVRKVTQNTALCNAVLRIPQSLPGVQRQTGSALSVHGVRPYVSHTAEAVLEKTVTGSNVATKADKLDKKAASVESKSFAVNMFKGQISTSQVFPFPSVLNEEQSEFLRELVGPCSKFFEEVNDPAKNDSLEKVEDQTLEGLKEMGAFGLQVPADLGGVGLNNTQYARLVEIVGMHDLGVGITLGAHQSIGFKGILLYGNKQQREKYLPKLASGETIAAFCLTEPSSGSDAASIRSQAVPSACGKYFTLNGSKIWISNGGLAEIFTVFAKTPMKDEKTGEMKDKITAFVVERSFGGVTHGPPEKKMGIKASNTAEVYFENVRVPAECVLGEVGEGFKVAMNILNNGRFGMAAALSGTMKGVIAKAVDHAANRTQFGNKIHNYGAIQEKMARMAMLQYVTESMAYMVSGNMDSGATDFQIEAAISKIFASEAAWTVTDECVQIMGGMGFMKDAGVERVLRDLRIFRIFEGTNDILRLFVALNGFQNAGNQLKNLQKALKSPFSNAGVLATEITKRAKRRAGMGSGITLQGSIHPELAESGQLTVKAIEEFGQVIEEQLLKHGKRIIDEQFVLKRVADCAIDLYAMVVVLSRASRSLSQGHSSAQHEKMLCETWCTEAYGRIMQDVKFLRSGTSKQVFKNLRAISSAVVENGGVVSPHPLAL from the exons GCGGTATTGGAGAAGACTGTTACCGGGAGTAATGTTGCCACCAAGGCTGACAAGTTGGACAAAAAGGCTGccagtgtg GAGTCCAAGTCTTTTGCTGTAAACATGTTTAAAGGGCAGATCAGTACCTCACAGGTGTTCCCCTTTCCCTCAG ttttaaatgagGAGCAGTCTGAGTTTCTCAGAGAGCTGGTGGGGCCTTGTTCCAAATTCTTTGaa GAAGTCAATGACCCTGCTAAGAACGATTCACTGGAGAAGGTGGAAGACCAAACCCTTGAGGGGCTAAAGGAGATGGGTGCTTTTGGCCTTCAAGTGCCTGCTGACCTGGGTGGCGTAGGGCTCAACAACACACAG TATGCCAGGCTGGTGGAGATTGTGGGCATGCATGACCTGGGTGTCGGCATCACTCTCGGTGCCCACCAGTCCATTGGATTTAAGGGCATTCTTCTGTATGGCAACAAGCAGCAGAGAGAAAAGTACCTGCCCAAGCTGGCCTCAG GTGAAACAATAGCAGCATTCTGTCTCACTGAGCCGTCTAGTGGCTCAGATGCTGCTTCCATCAGGTCCCAAGCGGTGCCCTCTGCCTGTGGAAAGTACTTCACACTTAACGGAAGCAAGATTTGGATCAG TAACGGAGGACTGGCTGAGATCTTCACAGTGTTTGCTAAGACTCCAATGAAAGATGAGAAAACTGGAGAAATGAAGGACAAGATTACAGCCTTCGTCGTTGAAAGGAGCTTTGGGGGAGTCACTCA TGGCCCTCCAGAAAAGAAGATGGGCATCAAGGCCTCAAACACAGCAGAGGTATATTTTGAGAACGTTCGTGTTCCGGCTGAATGCGTCCTCGGCGAGGTTGGAGAGGGTTTTAAGGTGGCTATGAACATCCTTAACAACGGTCGCTTTGGCATGGCGGCGGCGCTCTCAGGAACCATGAAAGGTGTCATTGCTAAAGCG GTGGACCATGCTGCTAACAGGACCCAGTTTGGCAACAAGATCCACAACTATGGAGCAATACAGGAGAAGATGGCAAGGATGGCCATGTTGCAGTATGTCACTGAG TCTATGGCCTACATGGTCAGTGGGAATATGGACAGCGGAGCAACAGACTTCCAAATCGAAGCGGCGATCAGTAAAATCTTTGCCTCT GAAGCAGCATGGACTGTGACAGACGAGTGCGTTCAGATCATGGGCGGAATGGGCTTTATGAAG GATGCTGGTGTTGAGAGGGTCCTGAGAGACTTGCGAATCTTCCGCATCTTTGAGGGCACCAACGATATCTTGCGACTTTTCGTGGCACTCAACGGCTTCCAG AATGCTGGCAATCAGCTTAAGAATCTACAGAAAGCTCTGAAGAGTCCGTTCAGTAATGCTGGTGTGCTGGCTACAGAGATCACCAAACGTGCTAAGAG gaGGGCTGGTATGGGATCAGGTATCACCCTGCAGGGAAGTATCCACCCAGAACTGGCTGAGAGTGGACAGCTG ACTGTTAAAGCTATTGAAGAGTTTGGGCAggttattgaagaacagcttttGAAGCATGGCAAGAGGATCATTG ATGAGCAGTTTGTGCTGAAGAGAGTTGCAGATTGTGCCATTGATCTGTATGCAATGGTTGTTGTGCTGTCCAG AGCCTCCAGGTCTCTGAGTCAGGGTCACTCATCTGCTCAGCACGAGAAGATGCTGTGTGAAACCTGGTGCACTGAG GCTTATGGAAGAATCATGCAGGATGTCAAGTTCCTGAGGTCAGGCACATCCAAGCAGGTTTTCAAAAACCTGCGTGCCATTTCCTCAGCTGTGGTAGAGAACGGTGGGGTAGTATCTCCTCACCCCCTGGCTTtgtaa